From Aerosakkonema funiforme FACHB-1375, one genomic window encodes:
- a CDS encoding YqeG family HAD IIIA-type phosphatase, producing MSWVAHLQPDLVLEGSILSLTPQMLEQYNLKGLVLDVDETLVPMKVQQASDELRLWVDEIRQVAQMWLVSNNLSETRIGGIARSLNLPYLHGASKPSRRKLRQAVAQMNLGVEQVGMVGDRLFTDVLAGNRLGMFTILVDPIVDSGQAVQSYPVRNLEVWLSQILGATLPAKQQNLKQHYKP from the coding sequence ATGTCTTGGGTAGCTCACCTACAGCCCGATCTAGTTTTGGAGGGCTCAATTTTGAGTCTGACACCGCAAATGCTAGAACAATATAACCTCAAGGGTCTGGTATTGGATGTGGATGAAACTCTCGTACCAATGAAAGTACAACAGGCTTCTGACGAACTCCGGCTGTGGGTAGATGAAATCAGACAAGTGGCCCAGATGTGGCTGGTGAGCAATAACCTGAGCGAAACTCGCATTGGCGGAATTGCCCGCTCTTTGAATTTGCCTTATCTGCACGGTGCTAGCAAGCCTTCTCGACGGAAATTAAGACAAGCTGTCGCCCAGATGAATTTAGGGGTGGAACAGGTAGGGATGGTGGGCGATCGCTTGTTTACAGATGTGCTGGCTGGGAATCGTCTGGGTATGTTCACCATCTTGGTAGATCCGATCGTCGATTCCGGTCAAGCTGTGCAGTCCTACCCGGTACGGAATCTGGAAGTTTGGCTTTCTCAAATCCTGGGCGCAACTTTGCCAGCAAAGCAACAAAACTTAAAACAGCATTACAAACCCTGA
- the proB gene encoding glutamate 5-kinase, translating into MSEIIVVKIGTSSLTDPSTGNLALSTIAALIETLTHLRTSGHRVILVSSGAVGVGCARLGLRERPRSMALKQAVAAVGQGRLMRIYDDLFTSLQQPIAQVLLTRSDLMQRSRYLNAYNTFQELLRLGVIPVVNENDTVAIDELKFGDNDTLSARVASLLEADWLFLLTDVDRLYSADPRNNPDAQPINLVKQIDELAELQVETGDRGSQWGTGGMVTKIAAARIATAAGVRTVITEGRSPRNITKILQGEALGTHFEPQPQPNKARKRWIAHALVPVGQLYLDNGAVAAIAQAGKSLLAAGITEVKGEFHASDAVLLCDAIGREIARGIVNYSSAELQKIIGRQSAEIPTILGYVGAETVVHRDNLVLSS; encoded by the coding sequence ATGTCAGAAATAATAGTTGTCAAAATTGGCACATCGAGCCTCACCGATCCGTCTACGGGTAACCTTGCCCTTTCTACCATCGCCGCTTTAATAGAAACCCTCACTCACCTTCGCACATCGGGACATCGCGTCATACTGGTATCATCGGGAGCGGTGGGCGTGGGGTGCGCTCGTCTGGGACTGCGGGAAAGGCCGCGCAGCATGGCTCTCAAACAGGCGGTGGCAGCTGTGGGGCAGGGACGCTTGATGCGGATCTACGATGATTTGTTCACTTCTCTGCAACAGCCGATCGCGCAGGTACTGCTGACGCGCAGCGATTTGATGCAGCGCAGCCGCTATCTTAATGCTTACAATACCTTCCAAGAACTGCTGCGCCTGGGCGTTATCCCAGTGGTGAACGAAAATGATACTGTGGCAATTGACGAGTTGAAGTTTGGCGATAACGATACTCTCTCTGCCAGAGTCGCCAGCTTGTTGGAGGCAGATTGGTTGTTTTTATTAACAGATGTCGATCGCCTTTACTCAGCCGATCCCCGCAACAATCCAGATGCACAACCGATTAATCTTGTCAAGCAAATCGACGAACTCGCAGAATTACAGGTAGAAACTGGCGATCGCGGTTCTCAGTGGGGCACTGGTGGCATGGTCACCAAAATTGCCGCCGCCCGCATAGCCACTGCGGCTGGTGTCAGAACTGTAATTACCGAAGGTAGGTCGCCTCGCAACATCACCAAAATCTTGCAAGGAGAAGCTTTAGGCACCCATTTTGAACCGCAACCCCAACCAAATAAAGCCCGCAAGCGCTGGATTGCCCACGCTTTGGTACCCGTCGGTCAGCTTTACTTGGACAACGGGGCTGTAGCTGCGATCGCTCAGGCGGGGAAATCCCTTCTAGCGGCTGGGATTACTGAAGTTAAGGGAGAGTTCCACGCCTCAGATGCCGTGCTGTTATGCGATGCGATCGGTCGCGAAATCGCTAGGGGAATTGTAAATTATAGCAGCGCTGAGCTACAGAAGATCATAGGCCGTCAATCAGCAGAAATACCTACAATTCTCGGTTATGTCGGTGCCGAAACAGTTGTGCATCGAGATAACCTGGTCTTGAGTAGTTAG
- a CDS encoding LOG family protein, whose translation MTITPSFNAHESLPADLAELVERLPTLRHKKWVEQSLATLLRIAGSEIDRLDWKILTASLQDLERGFQTFYPYRHVRKVTIFGSARLSSDSAEYQIAVDFARRVTALGFMLMTGGGGGIMQAGNEGAGAEKSFGLNIKLPFEQEANPFIAGDPKLIHFKYFFTRKLFLLRESDAVGLFPGGFGTQDEAFECLTLCQTGKYGPVPLILIDRPGGEYWKDWDAYINKHLVQRGLVNPEDRSVYTITDNLDVACSAITSFYRVYHSSRYVGDQFVIRLKSELKDEDTERLNENFRDILVKGRIEKTKAFPQEAGDETFDLPRLALYFNQRDFGRLYQLIAAINQLDIPAPETEHPELK comes from the coding sequence ATGACTATTACACCCTCGTTCAACGCACACGAATCTCTCCCGGCAGACCTGGCGGAGTTAGTTGAACGGCTACCGACGCTAAGACACAAAAAATGGGTTGAGCAGTCCCTAGCTACGCTCCTGCGAATTGCTGGGAGTGAGATCGATCGTCTGGACTGGAAAATTCTCACAGCTTCTTTACAAGACCTGGAGCGAGGATTCCAGACATTCTATCCCTATAGGCACGTTCGTAAAGTCACTATCTTCGGTTCGGCTCGCCTCTCATCAGATAGTGCGGAATACCAGATAGCTGTTGACTTTGCTCGTCGCGTCACCGCTCTGGGATTTATGTTGATGACAGGAGGAGGCGGCGGCATCATGCAGGCTGGGAACGAAGGCGCTGGTGCTGAAAAATCCTTTGGGCTGAATATCAAACTCCCTTTTGAGCAGGAAGCAAACCCATTCATTGCAGGTGACCCAAAACTGATTCACTTTAAATACTTTTTTACCCGCAAACTGTTTCTCTTGAGAGAAAGCGATGCTGTAGGTCTGTTTCCCGGTGGTTTTGGCACCCAAGATGAAGCTTTTGAGTGCTTGACACTCTGTCAAACAGGCAAGTACGGGCCAGTACCTCTAATTTTGATCGATCGCCCTGGCGGGGAGTATTGGAAAGACTGGGATGCCTACATTAACAAGCACCTGGTACAGCGCGGTTTAGTGAACCCGGAAGACCGCAGCGTTTACACGATTACAGACAATTTGGATGTAGCTTGCTCCGCCATCACCAGTTTCTATCGCGTTTACCACTCCAGTCGCTATGTCGGCGACCAATTCGTCATTCGCCTCAAATCTGAGCTCAAAGACGAGGATACCGAGCGGTTGAACGAAAACTTCCGCGACATCTTAGTCAAAGGGCGGATTGAAAAAACTAAAGCTTTCCCCCAAGAAGCAGGGGATGAAACTTTTGACTTACCTCGGCTTGCTTTGTACTTCAATCAGCGAGATTTCGGGAGATTGTACCAGCTGATTGCGGCTATTAACCAGCTGGATATTCCTGCACCGGAAACCGAACATCCCGAACTCAAATAA
- the trxA gene encoding thioredoxin codes for MSAAAQVTDATFEQEVIQSEIPVLVDFWAPWCGPCRMVAPVVDEIADQYKDQVKVVKLNTDENPNVASKYGIRSIPTLMIFKGGQRVDMVVGAVPKTTLSNTLEKYL; via the coding sequence ATGTCAGCAGCTGCACAAGTTACAGACGCTACGTTTGAACAAGAAGTAATTCAAAGCGAAATTCCGGTTTTAGTAGATTTTTGGGCTCCTTGGTGCGGTCCGTGCCGGATGGTTGCGCCTGTCGTCGATGAAATTGCAGACCAGTACAAAGACCAGGTGAAGGTCGTCAAACTAAATACCGATGAGAATCCTAATGTGGCCAGCAAATATGGAATCCGCAGCATTCCCACGCTGATGATTTTCAAAGGCGGTCAGAGGGTTGATATGGTAGTCGGCGCAGTTCCGAAAACTACTCTCTCCAACACTTTGGAGAAGTATCTCTAA
- a CDS encoding GuaB3 family IMP dehydrogenase-related protein, which yields MEIQIGRGKTARRAYGIDEIALVPGTRTLDPSLADTRWRIGGIEREIPIIASAMDGVVDVRMAVLLSQLGAMGVLNLEGIQTRYADPEPILDRIASVGKDEFVPLMQELYAQPIEPDLIERRIQEIKSQGGIAAVSATPAGATKYGSIVAKAGADLFFVQATVVSTAHLSPESVTPLDLAEFCRQMPIPVILGNCVTYEVALSLMKVGAAGILVGIGPGAACTSRGVLGVGIPQATAVADCAAARDDYYRETGNYIPVIADGGLITGGDICKCIACGADGVMIGSPFARAKEAPGRGFHWGMATPSPVLPRGTRIRVGTTGTVEQILRGPAGLDDGTHNLLGALKTSMGTLGAKDIKEMQQVEVAIAPSLLTEGKLYQKAQQLGMGK from the coding sequence GTGGAAATTCAAATTGGGCGAGGTAAGACAGCTCGCCGAGCCTACGGTATTGATGAAATTGCGCTAGTGCCGGGGACTAGAACCCTAGACCCCAGTTTGGCAGACACTCGCTGGCGCATTGGCGGCATAGAGCGAGAAATTCCGATTATTGCCAGCGCGATGGATGGGGTGGTAGATGTCCGCATGGCAGTCTTGCTATCCCAGCTGGGAGCGATGGGCGTCCTCAACTTAGAGGGAATCCAAACCCGCTATGCTGACCCTGAGCCAATTTTAGACCGCATTGCTTCAGTCGGCAAAGATGAGTTTGTGCCGCTGATGCAGGAACTGTACGCACAACCGATCGAACCGGATTTGATCGAACGCCGGATACAGGAAATTAAAAGCCAAGGGGGCATCGCCGCCGTCAGCGCCACTCCCGCAGGCGCAACTAAGTACGGTTCGATCGTCGCCAAAGCAGGAGCAGACCTATTTTTCGTGCAAGCTACAGTCGTGTCCACTGCTCACCTTTCGCCGGAGTCGGTGACACCGCTCGACTTAGCTGAATTTTGCCGCCAAATGCCCATACCGGTAATTTTGGGTAATTGCGTCACTTACGAAGTCGCGCTTAGCTTAATGAAAGTAGGCGCAGCCGGGATATTGGTGGGCATTGGCCCCGGTGCTGCTTGTACCTCTCGCGGCGTTTTGGGTGTAGGTATTCCACAGGCGACTGCCGTTGCCGACTGTGCGGCAGCTCGCGACGACTATTATCGGGAAACCGGCAATTATATTCCAGTAATTGCCGATGGCGGTTTGATCACCGGCGGCGATATCTGCAAGTGCATTGCCTGCGGTGCTGACGGAGTAATGATCGGCTCACCCTTTGCCAGAGCGAAAGAAGCACCAGGACGCGGTTTTCATTGGGGTATGGCTACCCCCAGCCCTGTTTTGCCTCGCGGCACCCGCATTCGGGTCGGCACCACTGGCACTGTCGAGCAAATTCTGCGCGGGCCAGCCGGACTCGATGATGGCACCCACAACCTGCTAGGCGCACTAAAAACCAGCATGGGTACTTTGGGAGCCAAGGATATCAAGGAAATGCAGCAGGTCGAAGTGGCGATCGCTCCCTCTCTGTTAACCGAAGGCAAGCTTTACCAAAAAGCTCAACAATTAGGTATGGGTAAGTAA